The Streptomyces aurantiacus genome includes a region encoding these proteins:
- a CDS encoding glycoside hydrolase family 88/105 protein, whose translation MDRRHLLVGGAALSASAALLPLHTAAAAPARAAAAPPSRAAITRDLRRVADHWIGAHTDPGDNGWANATFFSGLLALHRLTGSPRYLAYARGWAEKHAYGLRGGVTTRHADNHNAGQAYLDLYEIEPEEQKLTAIEESLHRMVYTDQPAKHDDWWWDDALHMAMPPFARIGALRGDPQYWQKLYALYDHTKRTEGGPGLYDAGTGLWYRDKRFLPGGIVSPTGRPVVWSRGNGWVAGGHVKTLKALPRSERHAAEYRETLTRLVTALATVQRTDGFWNVNLADPGHLPGPETSGTSFFLYGTAYAIRARLVDGSAFLPVAVRAWHGLVTTAVHPDGFLGYVQKVGDRPESNQPVTYDSTSDFGVGAFLLAGTELARLAR comes from the coding sequence ATGGATAGACGCCATCTGCTGGTCGGCGGTGCCGCTCTCTCAGCCTCAGCCGCTCTGCTCCCCTTACACACCGCCGCCGCGGCTCCCGCGCGCGCCGCGGCCGCCCCACCGTCCAGAGCCGCGATCACCCGGGACCTGCGCCGCGTCGCCGACCACTGGATCGGCGCCCACACGGACCCCGGCGACAACGGCTGGGCCAATGCCACGTTCTTCAGCGGTCTGCTCGCCCTGCACCGGCTGACCGGCAGCCCCCGATACCTCGCCTACGCGCGCGGCTGGGCCGAGAAGCATGCTTACGGCCTGCGGGGCGGAGTGACGACCCGGCACGCCGACAACCACAACGCCGGACAGGCCTACCTCGACCTCTACGAGATCGAACCGGAGGAACAGAAACTCACCGCGATCGAGGAGTCCCTGCACCGCATGGTGTACACGGACCAGCCGGCGAAGCACGACGACTGGTGGTGGGACGACGCCCTCCACATGGCCATGCCGCCGTTCGCCCGCATCGGCGCCCTGCGCGGGGACCCCCAGTACTGGCAGAAGCTGTACGCCCTCTACGACCACACCAAACGCACCGAGGGCGGGCCAGGACTGTACGACGCCGGCACCGGCCTCTGGTACCGCGACAAGCGATTCCTGCCCGGCGGGATCGTGTCCCCCACGGGCCGGCCCGTGGTCTGGTCGCGCGGCAACGGCTGGGTGGCCGGCGGACACGTCAAGACCCTCAAGGCCCTGCCCCGGAGTGAACGGCATGCCGCCGAGTACAGGGAGACCCTGACGCGGCTGGTCACCGCACTGGCAACGGTGCAGCGCACGGACGGCTTCTGGAACGTCAACCTCGCCGACCCCGGGCACCTGCCCGGCCCCGAGACGAGCGGCACTTCCTTCTTCCTCTACGGCACGGCCTACGCGATCCGCGCCCGCCTCGTGGACGGGTCCGCGTTCCTGCCGGTGGCGGTCCGGGCCTGGCACGGCCTGGTCACCACGGCCGTCCATCCCGACGGCTTCCTCGGCTACGTCCAGAAGGTGGGCGACCGCCCGGAGTCCAACCAGCCCGTCACGTACGACAGCACCTCGGACTTCGGCGTCGGCGCCTTCCTGCTCGCGGGCACCGAACTCGCCCGTCTGGCCCGCTGA
- a CDS encoding universal stress protein — translation MTRPITVGADGTAESLAAVHWAAREAVRRALPLRVVHAGEKSDDEGRAAGVREALAQTAREITGRHPGLQVTTDIIDGDPVEALVAAADEAETLVLGSRGHGAIVGFLLGSVGQQVIAESTRPVVLVRAEDRAESEAAGREIVVGQQGGPQDSAAALGFAFETAAVRGAAVRVVRAWSLPTVFTYSPGSLKLLDEAGGLEPYEQKALEEALQPWLERFPDVPVTRHVEMGSAGEVLLSVAAGAQLMVVGRRAHRSAVGSRIGSVAHGVVHHAPSPVAVVPPA, via the coding sequence ATGACCCGCCCGATCACCGTGGGAGCAGACGGTACTGCCGAATCCCTGGCCGCCGTGCACTGGGCGGCCAGGGAGGCGGTACGCCGTGCACTTCCGCTGCGTGTCGTGCACGCCGGGGAGAAGTCCGACGACGAGGGCCGGGCGGCAGGTGTCCGGGAAGCGCTCGCGCAGACCGCACGGGAGATCACCGGACGCCACCCCGGTCTGCAGGTGACCACCGACATCATCGACGGCGACCCGGTCGAGGCACTGGTCGCCGCCGCCGACGAGGCCGAGACGCTGGTGCTCGGCTCGCGCGGCCACGGCGCGATCGTCGGCTTCCTGCTCGGCTCGGTCGGCCAGCAGGTGATCGCCGAGTCCACCCGGCCCGTCGTGCTCGTACGCGCCGAGGACCGGGCCGAGTCCGAGGCGGCCGGCCGCGAGATCGTCGTGGGACAGCAGGGCGGTCCGCAGGACAGCGCCGCCGCCCTGGGGTTCGCGTTCGAGACGGCGGCGGTACGCGGCGCCGCCGTTCGCGTCGTGCGGGCCTGGAGCCTGCCCACCGTGTTCACCTACAGCCCCGGCTCCCTGAAGCTCCTCGACGAGGCCGGCGGCCTGGAACCGTACGAGCAGAAGGCACTCGAGGAAGCACTTCAGCCGTGGCTGGAGCGGTTCCCCGACGTGCCGGTGACCCGGCACGTCGAGATGGGCAGTGCGGGCGAGGTGCTGCTCTCGGTGGCGGCAGGGGCCCAGTTGATGGTGGTCGGCCGGCGCGCGCACCGCTCGGCCGTGGGCTCACGGATCGGTTCGGTCGCCCACGGGGTCGTACATCACGCGCCGTCCCCGGTGGCGGTCGTCCCGCCGGCCTGA
- a CDS encoding DUF4032 domain-containing protein, translated as MALQISATNPEHPALLLDLPWHLPLEEWPEHYLVPLPRGISRHVVRYARAGAEVVAVKELAERPALREYELLRGLDRLNIPSVDPLAVVTGRTDGNGGPLESVLITRHLGGSMPYRSMFETTMRPATMHRLMDALAVLLVRLHLAGFAWGDCSLSNTLFRRDAGAYAAYLVDAETGEVHPQLSPGQREYDLDLARVNISGELLDLEASGALHPSVDPIEFGMEICKRYTGLWQELTRTSVYPAGKHHYIDRRIRRLNELGFDVAEMQIAHSSNGDTVTFVPKVVDAGHHQRQLLRLTGLDAEENQARRLLNDLESWMATQDDYAPGDPLAARPEVLAHRWVRDVFRPTVRAIPLELRGSMDPAELYHELLEHRWYLSERAQHDIDLDTVVGDYVKNILPAVRDSLSPTADAAEAAGQAGGTTATGDGA; from the coding sequence ATGGCTTTGCAGATCAGCGCCACCAACCCGGAGCATCCCGCGCTCCTGCTCGACCTGCCCTGGCATCTGCCCCTGGAGGAGTGGCCCGAGCACTACCTGGTGCCGCTGCCCCGGGGTATCTCACGGCACGTGGTGCGGTACGCGCGCGCCGGCGCGGAGGTCGTGGCGGTCAAGGAACTCGCCGAACGGCCCGCCCTGCGCGAGTACGAGCTGCTGCGCGGACTCGACCGGCTGAACATCCCCTCGGTCGACCCCCTCGCCGTGGTCACCGGCCGCACCGACGGGAACGGCGGACCGCTGGAGTCGGTGCTCATCACCCGGCATCTGGGTGGTTCGATGCCCTACCGGTCGATGTTCGAGACGACGATGCGGCCCGCCACCATGCACCGCCTCATGGACGCGCTGGCCGTGCTGCTGGTCCGGCTGCATCTCGCGGGGTTCGCCTGGGGGGACTGCTCGCTGTCCAACACGCTGTTCCGGCGGGACGCCGGGGCGTACGCCGCGTATCTCGTCGACGCCGAGACCGGAGAGGTCCACCCGCAGCTGAGCCCCGGCCAGCGGGAGTACGACCTCGACCTGGCACGCGTCAACATCAGCGGGGAACTGCTGGACCTGGAGGCCTCCGGCGCCCTCCACCCGTCGGTGGACCCCATCGAGTTCGGCATGGAGATCTGCAAGCGCTACACCGGGCTGTGGCAGGAGCTGACCCGGACGTCGGTGTACCCGGCGGGCAAGCACCACTACATCGACCGCCGGATCCGGCGCCTGAACGAGCTCGGTTTCGACGTCGCCGAGATGCAGATCGCGCACTCCTCCAACGGTGACACCGTCACGTTCGTGCCGAAGGTCGTCGACGCCGGGCACCACCAGCGCCAGTTGCTGCGTCTGACCGGGCTGGACGCCGAGGAGAACCAGGCGCGGCGACTGCTGAACGACCTGGAGAGCTGGATGGCCACCCAGGACGACTACGCGCCGGGCGATCCCCTCGCCGCCCGGCCCGAGGTGCTGGCCCACCGCTGGGTGCGGGACGTCTTCCGGCCCACCGTGCGTGCCATACCGCTGGAGCTGCGCGGCTCCATGGATCCGGCCGAGCTCTACCACGAGCTTCTCGAGCACCGCTGGTACCTGTCGGAGCGGGCGCAGCACGACATCGATCTGGACACGGTCGTCGGGGACTACGTCAAGAACATCCTCCCGGCGGTGCGGGACTCGCTGTCGCCGACGGCGGACGCCGCCGAGGCGGCCGGTCAGGCCGGCGGGACGACCGCCACCGGGGACGGCGCGTGA